One genomic region from Leptospira tipperaryensis encodes:
- the cdaA gene encoding diadenylate cyclase CdaA: MFFFKNISLFPLGKNPFIIILDVLIVSVLIYQFYTTIRRTRGIQLLLGVALIWLLGIFASYFELELLDWIIENIRPALVFAIIVLLQPELRKITADLSRMKIFQPFLLKQMTDLEEITEAVKIMAKNKTGSLIAIVRENSLKEIIDQSVQLDAIISTSLLLTIFKKNSALHDGAVIIEQNRIACAGAFLPMAQNLDDARMGARHRAAIGISEESDSIVIVTSEETGEISVCYDGEMTHPVKPIELKNFVNTILQKRNSGSEKHSLASDDKTG; the protein is encoded by the coding sequence TTGTTTTTTTTCAAGAACATATCTCTTTTTCCTCTCGGTAAAAATCCTTTTATCATCATCCTCGACGTCCTGATCGTCAGCGTTCTCATCTATCAATTTTATACTACGATCCGAAGAACCCGCGGGATTCAACTTCTCCTCGGAGTCGCGCTTATCTGGCTCTTGGGAATTTTTGCGAGTTACTTCGAACTCGAACTCCTCGATTGGATCATAGAAAATATCCGTCCCGCGCTCGTCTTTGCGATCATCGTCTTACTTCAACCCGAACTCAGAAAGATCACCGCCGATCTTTCCAGGATGAAAATCTTTCAGCCCTTTTTGTTAAAGCAGATGACCGATCTGGAAGAAATTACCGAAGCCGTTAAGATTATGGCGAAGAATAAGACCGGTTCCCTCATCGCGATCGTTCGTGAAAACAGTCTGAAAGAAATCATCGATCAGTCCGTACAATTGGACGCGATCATCTCGACCAGTTTGCTCCTTACGATTTTTAAAAAGAATTCGGCGCTTCACGACGGAGCGGTGATCATAGAACAAAACAGAATCGCCTGTGCGGGTGCGTTCTTGCCGATGGCTCAGAATTTGGACGACGCGAGAATGGGCGCGAGACACAGGGCCGCCATCGGGATTTCGGAAGAATCGGATTCTATCGTCATCGTTACTTCGGAGGAGACCGGAGAAATTTCGGTTTGTTACGACGGAGAGATGACTCATCCGGTCAAACCGATAGAACTCAAAAATTTTGTGAATACGATTCTTCAGAAAAGAAATTCGGGCTCGGAAAAACACAGTCTTGCTTCCGACGATAAGACGGGTTAA
- a CDS encoding CdaR family protein, giving the protein MKAIFNNWQAKLGSILLAILFYVNLQNSKILVKEINIPIEYPKLGGSLAVSKSSDKTFPVKVEGVREYVNYYSQFLKAHVSASDLKPGENSVSLYRISGAPAGLRITKLKDKVKVIVESNSGKFLPIDVKFTGDLPPNYVKTGPFVSPSVIHVSGPPGVLEDLGRISFPPISLKDKTESFTIKHKLPDFPASVKVRENVKEITIRVNIFASASNAGETLLLGIPIKCQSLDKNLEAEFSEPEVSVKLQSKTPLKSIQVIKGLSASVVCSHKYDSKTKKILPDNKPVFAKIKLTKAPALKAVDILGVFPDRISILYKVKPDKDKSGGEEGDNGEEENTIEPDSNPELLEEE; this is encoded by the coding sequence TTGAAAGCGATCTTCAATAACTGGCAGGCAAAACTCGGATCGATTCTTCTCGCGATCTTGTTTTATGTGAATTTACAAAATTCTAAAATACTCGTAAAAGAAATCAATATTCCGATCGAATATCCTAAGTTAGGCGGTTCTCTCGCAGTATCCAAGTCTTCGGACAAAACCTTTCCTGTAAAAGTGGAAGGCGTTCGGGAATACGTGAACTATTATTCTCAATTCTTAAAGGCTCACGTAAGCGCGTCCGATCTCAAACCCGGTGAAAATTCCGTTTCACTGTATCGAATCTCGGGCGCTCCGGCCGGACTTCGCATAACAAAACTCAAAGATAAGGTCAAGGTAATCGTAGAATCGAACTCCGGAAAATTTCTTCCGATCGACGTTAAGTTCACGGGAGACCTTCCGCCTAACTATGTAAAGACGGGGCCGTTTGTTTCTCCTTCGGTGATTCACGTCAGCGGTCCTCCGGGAGTTTTGGAGGATCTTGGAAGAATTTCTTTTCCTCCGATTTCTCTCAAAGACAAAACCGAATCCTTTACGATCAAACACAAACTTCCAGATTTTCCGGCAAGCGTGAAGGTGAGAGAAAACGTAAAGGAAATCACGATCCGAGTAAACATCTTTGCAAGCGCGTCTAACGCGGGCGAAACCCTTCTTCTCGGAATTCCGATCAAATGCCAGAGTTTGGATAAGAATCTGGAGGCTGAATTCTCAGAACCCGAAGTTTCCGTAAAACTCCAGTCGAAAACTCCTCTGAAAAGTATTCAAGTCATCAAGGGACTTTCCGCGAGCGTCGTCTGTTCTCATAAATACGATTCTAAGACCAAAAAAATTCTCCCGGACAATAAGCCCGTCTTTGCGAAGATCAAGTTGACCAAGGCTCCCGCGTTGAAAGCGGTCGATATTCTCGGAGTTTTTCCGGATCGAATTTCGATTCTTTATAAGGTCAAACCCGATAAGGACAAGTCCGGCGGCGAAGAAGGGGACAACGGAGAAGAAGAGAATACGATCGAACCCGATTCCAATCCGGAGCTCCTCGAAGAAGAATGA
- the acpS gene encoding holo-ACP synthase has translation MKISVGNDIVENQRIRELLEKHGDRFLKRVFSESEREYCSNRKDPIPHLSGRFCVKEAFIKAIEPGDKVILDMREIELFGKEFGKKELVLHGKSKELFLTKGYSGCSVSISHAENYSTAVVVLYRE, from the coding sequence ATGAAAATTTCCGTCGGCAACGATATCGTTGAAAACCAGAGAATCCGAGAGCTTTTGGAAAAACACGGAGATCGTTTTTTAAAACGGGTCTTCTCGGAATCCGAAAGAGAATACTGTAGCAATCGTAAGGATCCGATTCCTCATCTCAGCGGAAGGTTTTGTGTAAAGGAAGCCTTTATCAAAGCGATCGAACCCGGAGATAAGGTGATTCTGGATATGCGTGAAATCGAACTTTTCGGAAAGGAATTCGGAAAAAAAGAATTGGTACTCCACGGAAAATCGAAAGAATTGTTTCTTACCAAAGGTTACAGCGGATGTTCGGTTTCGATCAGTCACGCTGAGAATTATTCCACCGCAGTCGTGGTGCTTTACAGGGAGTAA
- a CDS encoding tetratricopeptide repeat protein, with protein MISETMKQTIVFYNEGLSLYKTRKFAEALDKFKKAAELSPEDGPSKKYIGRCQAFITTPPPDDWDGVFEMKTK; from the coding sequence ATGATCTCTGAAACAATGAAACAGACCATTGTATTTTACAACGAAGGTCTGAGCTTATACAAAACCAGAAAGTTTGCAGAAGCCCTTGATAAGTTTAAGAAGGCGGCCGAACTTTCTCCGGAAGACGGTCCTTCTAAAAAATACATCGGCCGTTGCCAGGCATTTATCACAACTCCTCCTCCAGACGACTGGGACGGAGTTTTTGAAATGAAAACTAAATAA
- a CDS encoding bactofilin family protein: MSKKPVTRTARPITEYGAISTVLGKETSFSGILNFQKPLEISGEFQGEIESEGFLLVSEGAKVRANIKAGTVIVGGEITGNVIATQKLEMLSTGKVNGNIKTSKLQIADGVIFDGNCEMIQPNKD; encoded by the coding sequence ATGTCTAAAAAACCCGTAACCAGAACCGCTCGTCCGATTACAGAATACGGAGCGATTTCCACAGTTCTCGGAAAAGAAACTTCCTTTTCCGGGATTCTAAACTTCCAAAAACCTCTCGAGATTTCGGGTGAGTTTCAAGGCGAGATCGAATCCGAAGGTTTTCTTCTCGTAAGCGAAGGAGCCAAAGTGCGCGCGAACATCAAAGCGGGCACCGTGATCGTCGGCGGCGAGATTACCGGTAACGTAATCGCGACTCAGAAGCTGGAAATGTTGTCTACGGGCAAGGTAAACGGGAATATCAAAACTTCCAAACTTCAAATTGCAGACGGAGTGATCTTTGACGGGAACTGTGAGATGATCCAGCCCAATAAAGATTGA
- the rpsB gene encoding 30S ribosomal protein S2 yields the protein MSVISMKNLLETGVHFGHQTRKWNPKMAPYVFTARNGIHIIDLQKTVQKAKEAYDALKKQTSDGKKVLFVGTKKQARGAIEREAIRSNMFFINNRWPGGLLTNWNTVKKSIARLKKLEGMEADNSFEKEVKTKKEILTLRRELDKLRKTLGGIKDMATIPEIMFVIDPKKEEIAVKEARKLGLTIFAVVDTNCDPELIDFPIPGNDDAIRAISLFLETMANAVIEGTGGVVEQPRFSEDLDSEALALEYQGEYDESGKFIMDEDPESKKSKAAAAAAAAAALEAGTTTPVATPEEPATTTIEVDKNE from the coding sequence ATGTCAGTGATTTCAATGAAAAACCTTCTGGAAACCGGAGTACACTTCGGACACCAGACTCGCAAATGGAATCCCAAAATGGCGCCGTATGTATTTACGGCAAGAAACGGGATTCACATCATCGATCTTCAAAAGACCGTTCAAAAAGCAAAAGAAGCTTACGACGCTCTGAAAAAACAAACTTCAGACGGCAAAAAAGTTCTTTTTGTGGGAACGAAGAAACAAGCGAGAGGCGCGATCGAAAGAGAAGCCATCCGCTCTAATATGTTCTTTATCAATAACCGCTGGCCGGGCGGACTCTTAACCAACTGGAACACAGTGAAAAAGAGTATCGCTCGTCTCAAAAAACTCGAAGGAATGGAAGCGGACAACAGCTTCGAGAAAGAAGTAAAAACGAAAAAAGAAATCCTCACTCTGAGAAGAGAGTTGGATAAACTTCGTAAAACTCTTGGTGGAATCAAAGACATGGCTACCATTCCGGAAATCATGTTCGTGATCGATCCTAAGAAAGAGGAAATCGCCGTCAAAGAAGCGAGAAAACTCGGCCTTACGATCTTCGCGGTAGTGGACACCAACTGTGATCCTGAACTAATCGACTTCCCGATTCCAGGTAACGACGACGCGATCCGCGCGATCTCTCTCTTCCTCGAAACTATGGCCAACGCAGTGATCGAAGGAACGGGTGGAGTTGTAGAACAACCTCGATTCAGCGAAGACCTGGATTCCGAAGCTCTGGCTCTGGAATATCAGGGAGAATATGATGAAAGCGGAAAGTTCATCATGGACGAAGATCCTGAATCTAAAAAGTCTAAGGCTGCTGCGGCAGCTGCAGCAGCGGCTGCTTTAGAAGCCGGCACAACGACTCCGGTAGCAACTCCGGAAGAACCTGCAACTACTACGATCGAAGTAGACAAGAACGAGTAA
- the tsf gene encoding translation elongation factor Ts, translating to MAVSTDLIRELRERTSAGMMDCKKALEENNADIEKAITWLREKGIAKAAKKAGRETKEGRVVSYIHGNGKIGVLVELNSETDFVSKNEDFEILGKEICMQIAAMNPLYLNEESIPAEDLEKEKGIMRAQLEAEGKKAEQIEKILPGKIKKYISEACLVNQAFFKDDSKTIDDLVKEAISKFGENILIARFVRFQVGGL from the coding sequence ATGGCAGTATCTACAGATTTAATCAGAGAACTCAGAGAGAGAACGAGTGCAGGGATGATGGACTGCAAAAAAGCTCTCGAAGAAAACAACGCAGATATCGAAAAAGCGATTACTTGGCTCCGTGAGAAAGGAATCGCGAAGGCGGCTAAAAAAGCCGGAAGAGAAACCAAAGAAGGAAGAGTGGTTTCTTACATTCACGGGAACGGAAAGATCGGAGTTTTGGTTGAACTCAACTCCGAGACTGACTTCGTTTCTAAGAATGAAGACTTCGAAATCCTCGGAAAAGAAATCTGTATGCAGATCGCAGCGATGAACCCTCTTTATTTGAATGAAGAATCCATTCCTGCGGAAGATCTGGAAAAGGAAAAAGGAATCATGAGAGCGCAGCTGGAAGCCGAAGGCAAAAAAGCGGAGCAGATCGAAAAGATTCTTCCTGGAAAGATTAAGAAATATATTTCCGAAGCTTGTCTCGTAAACCAAGCGTTTTTCAAAGACGATTCTAAAACGATAGACGACCTGGTCAAGGAAGCGATCTCAAAATTCGGCGAGAATATTCTGATCGCTCGTTTTGTCCGCTTTCAGGTAGGTGGACTCTAA
- the pyrH gene encoding UMP kinase has protein sequence MAAEAKYKRILIKLSGEALAGEGEFGIDTNKAHSLAEEIKEVHDLGVEIALVVGGGNIIRGTNLAKAGIDRATADYMGMLATIQNALALQDACEKKGLYTRVQSAIEINSIAESYIRRRAVRHLEKSRIVIFAGGTGNPYFTTDTTASLRAVEVGCDVILKATKVDGVYTADPKKDNTAKRYSQISFMESINRRLKVMDSTALSLCMENNMSIIVFDIFKRGNLKDLVVGSNIGTLISNSEDIKIDGQ, from the coding sequence TTGGCAGCAGAAGCGAAGTATAAAAGAATTCTGATCAAACTCTCCGGAGAGGCACTCGCCGGGGAGGGGGAATTCGGGATTGATACCAATAAGGCCCATTCTCTCGCAGAAGAAATCAAAGAAGTTCACGATCTCGGCGTCGAGATCGCTCTGGTTGTCGGCGGTGGAAACATCATCCGAGGAACCAATCTTGCCAAAGCGGGAATCGACCGAGCTACCGCGGATTATATGGGAATGCTCGCGACCATCCAGAACGCGCTCGCACTTCAAGACGCTTGTGAAAAAAAAGGACTCTATACAAGAGTTCAGTCCGCGATCGAAATCAATTCCATTGCAGAAAGTTATATTCGCCGTCGCGCGGTTCGTCACTTGGAAAAGTCAAGAATCGTAATCTTTGCGGGTGGAACCGGAAATCCTTATTTCACCACGGATACGACCGCGAGTCTTCGCGCTGTGGAAGTAGGCTGCGACGTGATTCTCAAGGCCACAAAAGTGGACGGAGTTTACACCGCGGATCCGAAAAAAGACAACACTGCAAAACGTTATTCTCAAATTTCCTTTATGGAATCGATCAATCGCCGATTGAAGGTGATGGATTCGACCGCTCTCAGTTTGTGTATGGAAAACAATATGTCCATTATCGTTTTCGATATTTTCAAAAGAGGGAATCTAAAAGACCTCGTCGTCGGATCGAACATCGGAACCCTGATCTCTAATTCGGAGGACATAAAAATCGATGGCCAGTGA
- the frr gene encoding ribosome recycling factor, whose product MASEEIIAGMKTKMDKTIDLVKKDFGTIRTGRANPSLVEDIRVDYYGTQTPINQLGNISVPEPRTLTISPYDKGIMKDIEKAIQTSGLGLQPSNDGVVIRIIIPELTGERRKELAKVVKSKSEEKKVAIRNIRRDAMEDLKKHTEGMSQDEVKTVQDQIQKITDSYIEKISALTVEKEKEITTI is encoded by the coding sequence ATGGCCAGTGAAGAAATTATCGCAGGTATGAAAACGAAGATGGATAAAACCATAGACCTCGTAAAAAAGGACTTTGGTACCATCCGCACCGGAAGAGCGAACCCTTCTCTTGTGGAAGACATTCGAGTGGATTATTACGGAACTCAAACTCCGATCAATCAGCTCGGAAACATTTCAGTTCCGGAGCCGAGAACTCTCACGATCTCCCCTTACGATAAGGGAATCATGAAGGACATCGAAAAGGCGATTCAGACTTCAGGTCTGGGCTTACAACCTTCGAACGACGGAGTTGTGATTCGTATCATCATTCCCGAGTTGACCGGAGAAAGACGGAAAGAACTTGCAAAAGTTGTAAAGTCTAAGTCCGAAGAAAAAAAAGTCGCGATCCGCAATATCCGAAGAGATGCGATGGAAGATCTGAAAAAACATACCGAAGGCATGTCCCAGGACGAAGTCAAAACAGTTCAGGATCAGATTCAAAAAATCACCGATTCTTATATCGAAAAAATTTCCGCTCTGACCGTAGAGAAGGAAAAGGAAATCACGACGATCTAA
- a CDS encoding isoprenyl transferase, translating to MDGNGRWATARGKSRSDGHREGAQAIDRLMDASLELGLQNISLYAFSTENWKRPITEIRSIFNLLIEFIETRLDTIHARGIRIHHSGSRKRLTRGVLDKIDFAIDKTKKNKNLTVNFCLNYGSRDELLRAAQEVFLERKRSKVSFEKPLKEKELEKFLYTSTLPPVDLLIRTAGEQRLSNFLLWQSAYAELYFTDTLWPDFDKNSLVDSLKWYETRTRKFGGLENG from the coding sequence ATGGACGGCAACGGTCGCTGGGCCACGGCTCGGGGAAAGTCGAGGTCCGACGGTCATCGAGAAGGCGCTCAAGCGATCGATCGTCTTATGGACGCAAGTCTCGAACTCGGTCTTCAGAATATTTCTCTCTATGCGTTTTCCACTGAGAATTGGAAACGTCCGATCACGGAGATTCGTTCCATCTTCAATCTTCTCATCGAATTTATAGAAACCCGTCTGGATACAATCCACGCGCGAGGAATTCGGATCCATCATTCCGGGAGCAGAAAACGTCTGACTCGAGGGGTTTTGGACAAGATCGACTTCGCGATTGATAAAACAAAAAAGAATAAGAATCTCACAGTTAACTTTTGTTTGAATTACGGATCAAGGGATGAACTTTTAAGAGCTGCTCAAGAGGTTTTTTTAGAAAGAAAACGTTCGAAAGTCTCTTTTGAAAAGCCGTTGAAAGAAAAAGAACTCGAAAAATTTTTATATACGTCCACCCTTCCTCCCGTAGATTTACTGATCAGAACGGCCGGAGAACAAAGACTCTCTAATTTTCTACTTTGGCAGTCCGCCTATGCGGAACTGTATTTTACCGATACTCTCTGGCCCGACTTTGACAAAAATTCTCTGGTGGATTCCTTAAAATGGTATGAAACCAGAACCCGGAAATTCGGAGGACTGGAGAATGGGTGA
- a CDS encoding phosphatidate cytidylyltransferase, whose product MGETSKRIASAAVLVVFYLFMIFYADFYYLQSYLILLLGGFIGIKEFYNLADRGDEGRPFRGTGTFFMFVILTFYYFRFIASQNKFDPPLFFLQYIKYFVPPFDPVPVAFLLLFIIIFTLQITRRPLDGAIFSVSSTFLGVFYTAVPLGHLLLLLGMGQGIYYIILVSVITFLTDAGAYFGGRWFGRHPAGLAISPKKTWEGYATGIVTAIVSVFIFNAIWENSTGTRSAISGVEVFLISVIISLVSVIGDLLESAMKRDAKIKDSGSLIPGHGGVLDLADALLITIPVLYYYLQIKGNLGFQV is encoded by the coding sequence ATGGGTGAAACTTCCAAAAGGATCGCGTCTGCCGCGGTATTAGTAGTATTTTATCTTTTTATGATATTCTATGCGGATTTTTATTATCTGCAGTCTTATTTGATTCTTCTTTTGGGCGGTTTTATAGGGATCAAAGAATTCTATAATTTGGCGGATCGAGGCGACGAGGGAAGGCCGTTTCGCGGAACGGGAACATTCTTTATGTTCGTCATTCTTACGTTTTATTATTTCCGTTTTATCGCTTCTCAGAACAAGTTCGATCCTCCTTTATTCTTTCTTCAATACATCAAATATTTTGTGCCTCCGTTTGATCCGGTTCCGGTCGCGTTTCTTCTTTTATTTATCATCATCTTTACTCTTCAGATCACCAGACGCCCGTTAGACGGAGCGATCTTTTCGGTTTCGTCCACGTTTCTCGGCGTGTTTTATACGGCAGTTCCTCTCGGACATCTTCTTCTTCTTTTGGGAATGGGGCAGGGGATCTACTACATCATCCTCGTTTCCGTCATCACGTTCTTGACCGATGCGGGAGCCTATTTCGGGGGAAGATGGTTTGGAAGACATCCGGCGGGCCTCGCGATCTCTCCTAAAAAAACTTGGGAAGGTTACGCGACTGGGATCGTTACCGCGATCGTTTCCGTTTTTATCTTCAACGCGATCTGGGAGAATTCCACCGGAACCCGATCCGCTATTAGCGGTGTGGAAGTGTTTTTGATTTCCGTGATCATTTCTCTCGTGAGCGTGATCGGGGACTTACTCGAGTCCGCGATGAAACGCGACGCGAAGATCAAGGATTCGGGTTCTTTGATTCCAGGGCACGGAGGAGTTTTGGATTTGGCAGACGCTCTTTTGATCACGATTCCGGTGTTATATTATTATCTCCAGATCAAGGGGAATCTTGGTTTCCAAGTCTAA
- the dxr gene encoding 1-deoxy-D-xylulose-5-phosphate reductoisomerase produces MATSVCLLGASGSVGESTLKVLRTFPEEFRLHSFSVHSNLQKALEIQKEFSPSFICVSSESADRSVLGNKIGKTEILYGESALTDLVKDSSIEIVITAIVGSVGLRPTIAAITSGKRLGIANKETLVTSGPLINSLIRKHNTKVVPVDSEHNALFQLLESLKTDAVEKIILTASGGSFRDLPVDQLPFVTKEQALHHPTWSMGPKITIDSNGMINKGLEVIEAHFLFGFPYEKIGVVIHPQSIAHGLVELKDGASFVYASYPDMIFPIAHSLFHPEPVPKILRSHPAKDWGKLEFREPDLKRYPGLALAFEAGKTGGTAPSIFNAANEAAVELFLKDEIRFVDIPQYISAALDEIPITYPDTLEGYEDADRVARETVRNLKSRKALSAC; encoded by the coding sequence ATGGCAACCTCCGTCTGTCTTCTGGGCGCTTCGGGTTCGGTAGGAGAATCCACTCTCAAGGTTCTACGCACCTTTCCGGAAGAATTTAGACTTCATTCTTTCAGCGTTCATTCCAATCTCCAGAAAGCTCTGGAGATTCAGAAAGAATTTTCTCCTTCGTTTATCTGCGTAAGCTCGGAAAGCGCGGATCGATCCGTTCTTGGAAACAAAATCGGCAAGACTGAAATTCTGTATGGAGAATCCGCTCTCACCGATCTTGTCAAAGATTCTTCCATCGAAATCGTAATCACGGCCATCGTCGGTTCCGTTGGTTTGCGTCCTACGATCGCGGCGATCACATCCGGTAAAAGATTAGGAATCGCTAATAAAGAAACGTTAGTCACATCCGGTCCCCTGATCAATTCCCTGATTCGTAAACACAATACAAAAGTGGTTCCTGTAGATTCGGAACACAACGCACTCTTTCAGCTCCTCGAATCTCTAAAAACCGACGCAGTGGAAAAAATTATTCTTACCGCTTCGGGAGGATCGTTTCGGGATTTGCCCGTTGATCAGTTGCCCTTTGTTACAAAAGAACAGGCGCTTCATCATCCGACCTGGAGCATGGGCCCTAAGATTACGATCGATTCCAACGGGATGATCAACAAGGGACTCGAGGTCATAGAAGCTCATTTTCTTTTCGGATTTCCTTATGAAAAGATCGGGGTCGTCATTCATCCTCAGAGTATCGCCCACGGACTCGTTGAATTGAAAGACGGAGCTTCCTTTGTTTACGCTTCTTATCCCGATATGATCTTTCCGATCGCACATTCTCTCTTTCATCCGGAACCAGTGCCTAAGATTTTACGGTCTCATCCTGCGAAAGATTGGGGAAAACTGGAATTTAGGGAACCGGATCTGAAACGTTATCCAGGTTTGGCCCTCGCGTTCGAAGCCGGAAAGACAGGCGGAACGGCTCCTTCTATTTTTAACGCGGCCAACGAGGCGGCGGTAGAATTGTTTTTAAAAGACGAGATTCGTTTTGTGGATATTCCCCAATACATCTCCGCCGCGTTAGACGAAATTCCAATCACGTATCCTGACACCCTGGAAGGTTACGAAGACGCAGATCGTGTTGCCAGGGAGACCGTCAGAAATCTGAAATCAAGGAAGGCTTTATCCGCATGTTGA
- a CDS encoding site-2 protease family protein: MLIMVLGAVFMLAISIFIHELGHLLCGMLVGVKARIFSIGYGRGIWKKKIGETTYQITAIPVGGYVLFKGDDYGGEIKGEPGELLSTPPLKRMIPVLGGPLFNLFLGFGLLLILNFLGHNPPGNRIFIDPADQEFSAAYQSGLRTGDRILSINGNKTEKFEDIVTGVGLSSGAALKLEGEREGNKLEWIVTPRIVYNPKRASGIPTIGVEPFGDRRVVATFSYSEQFQHWLTSKLDKTHEAENYYQERLKKAVEGRDIPAEVLLEKEKEEKESLLRSRALTYLNDGDVIQTINGRTVSTVGELQKILGEYQNQTVKIVVDRKTYPLVNPWSTEIANVDVPVLGANILEFKNLRDKKFPELGLESYQFASYDPELGQKLLNLAVDGKTFPSFEELLAYVKGKNGESVTVDMGNLRLEAEPKVRPIGLLGFRPNMKFNPEPMARELGFLESFVVAGTDVYENVETTLKGIGMLFSGILSVKDSLSGPVGIVSYAGISLEIGWQTYLEFVARISIALMIMNLLPIPMADGGHIVLYAYEAITGRPLPGKVIESIFRIGFLFLLGLGLYVTFNDVTRFF; this comes from the coding sequence ATGTTGATCATGGTATTAGGCGCCGTATTTATGTTGGCTATTTCTATTTTTATCCACGAGCTGGGACACCTTCTCTGTGGAATGCTCGTCGGTGTGAAGGCGAGAATCTTTTCGATCGGATATGGAAGAGGAATCTGGAAGAAGAAGATCGGAGAAACCACTTATCAGATCACCGCGATCCCGGTCGGAGGTTACGTTCTTTTTAAAGGCGACGACTACGGCGGAGAAATCAAAGGAGAACCCGGAGAACTATTATCCACTCCGCCTCTCAAAAGAATGATTCCCGTGCTCGGCGGTCCTCTTTTCAATTTGTTTCTCGGTTTTGGTTTATTACTGATTTTGAATTTTCTCGGACACAATCCTCCGGGAAACAGAATCTTTATCGATCCCGCAGATCAGGAATTCTCAGCCGCGTATCAATCCGGACTTAGGACGGGGGACCGGATTCTTAGCATCAATGGAAACAAAACCGAAAAGTTTGAAGACATCGTAACGGGCGTCGGACTTTCTTCGGGAGCTGCGTTGAAACTCGAAGGAGAAAGAGAAGGAAATAAGTTGGAATGGATCGTGACTCCTCGTATCGTCTACAATCCAAAACGAGCTTCCGGAATTCCCACGATCGGAGTCGAACCCTTCGGAGACAGAAGGGTCGTCGCGACATTCAGTTATTCCGAACAATTTCAACACTGGCTTACTTCCAAATTGGATAAAACCCACGAAGCGGAGAACTACTACCAAGAGCGTCTGAAAAAAGCGGTGGAAGGAAGAGACATTCCCGCCGAAGTTCTTTTGGAAAAGGAGAAAGAAGAAAAAGAAAGTCTTCTTCGTTCTCGCGCTTTGACGTATTTAAACGACGGCGACGTGATCCAGACTATCAACGGAAGAACCGTTTCTACCGTAGGCGAACTCCAGAAAATTCTGGGAGAATATCAGAATCAAACCGTAAAGATCGTAGTCGATCGTAAGACCTATCCGTTGGTCAATCCTTGGTCCACCGAAATTGCAAACGTGGACGTTCCCGTGCTCGGAGCAAACATATTAGAATTTAAGAATCTAAGAGATAAAAAATTTCCTGAACTCGGACTCGAATCGTATCAATTCGCGAGTTATGATCCCGAGCTCGGACAAAAACTTCTCAACTTGGCCGTGGATGGAAAAACCTTTCCGAGTTTTGAAGAACTTCTCGCATACGTTAAAGGTAAAAATGGAGAATCCGTAACCGTTGACATGGGAAATCTGAGACTCGAAGCCGAGCCGAAGGTGAGACCGATCGGACTTCTCGGATTCAGACCGAACATGAAATTCAATCCGGAACCGATGGCGAGAGAACTCGGATTTTTAGAATCCTTTGTCGTCGCGGGAACTGACGTCTATGAGAATGTGGAAACCACTCTCAAAGGAATCGGTATGTTGTTTTCCGGAATTCTTTCCGTTAAGGACAGTCTTTCCGGCCCCGTTGGAATCGTATCTTACGCCGGAATCAGTTTGGAAATCGGTTGGCAGACTTACTTGGAGTTTGTTGCGAGGATCTCGATCGCTCTGATGATAATGAATTTACTTCCCATTCCGATGGCTGACGGTGGACATATCGTATTGTACGCGTATGAAGCGATCACCGGAAGACCTCTTCCGGGTAAAGTGATCGAGTCGATTTTTAGAATTGGATTTTTATTCTTACTCGGACTCGGACTCTACGTCACCTTCAACGATGTAACGCGATTTTTCTAA